The following proteins come from a genomic window of Anopheles ziemanni chromosome 3, idAnoZiCoDA_A2_x.2, whole genome shotgun sequence:
- the LOC131289780 gene encoding N-acylneuraminate-9-phosphatase-like, translating into MSTFRGAIKRLSCDSKISAIFFDLDNTLIATRKADAKACSKVADLLHQDHGFSREVANETATNYLTAFRRCPDNPDMALAQWRSQLWYDVLPGTHKQLAGELYGRWLEWRYRYLAIPAEVQTMLQTLRLQYLLGIITNGPTAAQWEKIDRLALNKYFDCILVSSDLPWAKPDRNIFYAACHYLGVPPGQCVMIGDKLETDIQGGIEANLGATVWLPLPSEQRIVGDRTMDDVPEHVRPDAIVDSVLKLPALLPPSTSFRARTPASSLSAQQEQKTTRNRAAQYNRILPEIPDLYSSYSSASNSSSGFSSNDCSQHSIGSNDHGTTSS; encoded by the exons ATGTCTACATTCCGTGGTGCTATCAAGAGGCTCAGCTGTGATTCGAAGATTTCAGCGATTTTCTTCGACCTTGACAATACTCTGATTGCAACCAGGAAAGCCGATGCAAAGGCATGCAGCAAG GTGGCCGACCTGCTGCACCAAGACCATGGTTTCAGTCGCGAGGTGGCAAACGAGACGGCCACCAACTACCTGACCGCGTTCCGGCGCTGCCCGGACAACCCGGACATGGCGCTGGCCCAGTGGCGCTCGCAGCTCTGGTACGACGTGCTGCCCGGCACGCACAAGCAGCTGGCCGGGGAGCTGTACGGACGCTGGCTCGAGTGGCGCTACCGTTACCTGGCCATCCCGGCCGAGGTCCAAACTATGCTGCAGACGCTCCGGCTCCAGTACCTGCTCGGTATCATCACGAACGGCCCGACCGCGGCGCAGTGGGAAAAGATCGACCGGCTGGCGCTGAACAAGTACTTCGACTGCATACTGGTATCCTCTGACTTACCGTGGGCCAAGCCCGATCGTAATATCTTTTACGCAGCTTGCCACTATCTAGGTGTACCGCCCGGCCAGTGCGTGATGATTGGCGACAAGCTCGAGACCGACATTCAG GGCGGAATTGAGGCGAACTTGGGCGCGACGGTGTGGCTGCCGTTACCGTCGGAGCAGCGGATCGTTGGCGATCGGACCATGGATGACGTGCCGGAGCACGTGCGTCCCGACGCCATCGTTGACAGTGTGCTGAAACTACCGGCTCTGCTGCCTCCGTCGACGTCGTTCCGGGCAAGGACACCcgcgtcgtcgttgtcggcgCAGCAGGAACAGAAGACAACGCGAAACCGAGCGGCTCAGTACAACCGTATCCTGCCAGAAATCCCTGACCTCTACAGTTCGTACAGCAGCGCCAGTAACAGCAGCAGCGGATTCTCCAGCAACGATTgcagtcaacattcgatcggCAGCAATGACCACGGGACCACCAGCAGCTGA
- the LOC131287004 gene encoding hydroxysteroid dehydrogenase-like protein 2, with protein MQNNGKLAGLTLFITGASRGIGKAIALKAARDGANIVLAAKTAEPHPKLPGTIYTAAAEIEAAGGKALPCIVDVRSEEAVRAAVKKAVATFGGIDILINNASAISLTPTEETDMKRYDLMHNINTRGTFLVSKECLPYLRKSRHAHILNISPPLNMEPHWFSNHVAYTMAKYGMSMCVLGMAREYETANISVNALWPRTIVFTAAVEMLHGKEGHSYARKPDIMADAAYAILSRPPGVSTGRFFIDDEVLAEEGVKDFAQYACVPGNALILTPDIFVNEKKAKL; from the exons atgcaaaacaacgG GAAACTTGCTGGTTTGACCCTGTTTATAACTGGAGCCTCCCGTGGAATTGGGAAAGCGATCGCTCTGAAAGCAGCTCGCGATGGAGCAAACATTGTGTTGGCGGCCAAAACAGCCGAACCACATCCAAAGCTACCAGGAACGATCTACACAGCAGCTGCCGAAA TTGAGGCCGCTGGTGGAAAGGCCTTGCCGTGCATAGTGGATGTGCGCAGTGAGGAAGCGGTGCGGGCTGCAGTGAAGAAAGCAGTTGCCACATTTGGCGGTATCGATATCCTGATCAACAATGCGAGTGCTATTTCGCTAACACCTACTGAGGAAACGGATATGAAGCGATACGATTTGATGCACAATATCAACACCAGGGGAACTTTTCTCGT GTCAAAAGAATGTCTCCCGTACCTGCGCAAGAGTCGACATGCCCATATTTTAAACATCTCGCCGCCGTTAAACATGGAACCCCATTGGTTTAGTAATCATGTTGCCTATACGATGGCCAAGTACGGGATGTCAATGTGTGTTCTCGGTATGGCCCGGGAGTATGAGACCGCCAACATTTCTGTCAATGCTTTGTGGCCCCGTACGATCGTTTTTACTGCAGCGGTGGAGATGCTTCACGGAAAAGAAGGTCATTCCTATGCGAGAAAACCCGATATCATGGCTGATGCTGCGTATGCGATTTTATCTCGCCCACCGGGAGTTAGCACCGGCCGGTTCTTTATCGACGATGAAGTACTAGCGGAAGAGGGGGTGAAAGATTTTGCCCAGTACGCTTGCGTTCCTGGAAATGCGCTTATTCTCACCCCGGATATTTTTGTTAACGAAAAGAAGGCAAAACTGTAA
- the LOC131286209 gene encoding hydroxysteroid dehydrogenase-like protein 2 — translation MINTGKLAGRTLFITGASRGIGKAIALKAAQDGANIVVAAKTAEPHPKLPGTIYTAAKEIEAAGGKALPCVVDVRDEAAVRTAIQNAVAQFGGIDILVNNASAISLTPTEQTDMKRYDLMHSINTRGTFLVSKECIPYLRKSNHAHILNISPPLNMVPHWFSNHVAYTMAKYGMSMCVLGMAKEFESANIAVNALWPRTAIFTAAMEMLTGKESDQFSRKPDIMADAAYAILSKEPKKQSGKFLIDDEVLTAEGITDLKQYACVPENADKLMPDFFLDVAPEKLVEFAAEGSHAASLKKPQAAAAGGKIEGLFQKIESMLSEEIVRKTGAVYEFKVKGEEAGTWFADLKNGTGQVGKGNPPSKADAVLTMDSKHFFDMFTGKLKPANAFMTGKLKISGDLQKAMKLEKLMGGLKAKL, via the exons atgatCAACACAGG AAAACTTGCCGGGCGCACTCTCTTCATTACGGGCGCATCGAGAGGCATCGGTAAGGCGATTGCCTTGAAGGCTGCCCAGGATGGTGCAAACATAGTTGTCGCCGCGAAGACGGCCGAACCACATCCTAAGCTACCCGGAACAATCTACACAGCGGCAAAGGAGA TTGAAGCAGCTGGTGGCAAAGCCCTGCCCTGTGTTGTAGATGTCCGCGACGAGGCAGCAGTCCGCACAGCTATCCAGAATGCCGTTGCCCAGTTCGGTGGCATCGATATTTTAGTCAACAATGCCAGTGCAATTTCCCTTACACCCACGGAACAAACCGACATGAAACGTTACGATCTGATGCATAGCATCAACACAAGAGGTACATTCCTGGT GTCCAAAGAATGCATTCCTTACCTTCGCAAAAGCAACCACGCGCACATCCTGAACATTTCACCCCCGCTAAACATGGTTCCGCACTGGTTCAGCAATCATGTCGCCTACACGATGGCCAAGTATGGCATGTCGATGTGCGTGCTCGGTATGGCGAAGGAGTTCGAGAGCGCAAACATTGCCGTCAATGCCCTATGGCCTCGGACGGCGATCTTCACCGCCGCCATGGAGATGCTGACCGGCAAAGAAAGTGATCAATTTTCACGCAAGCCCGATATCATGGCCGACGCAGCGTACGCCATCCTGTCGAAGGAACCGAAAAAGCAGAGTGGTAAATTTTTGATCGACGATGAGGTGCTGACGGCGGAAGGAATTACCGACCTGAAGCAGTACGCCTGTGTGCCCGAGAACGCCGACAAGCTGATGCCCGATTTCTTCCTCGACGTTGCGCCCGAGAAGTTGGTTGAGTTTGCGGCGGAAGGAAGTCATGCGGCATCGCTCAAGAAACCCCAGGCAGCTGCGGCCGGTGGCAAAATTGAAGGTCTGTTCCAGAAAATCGAATCCATGTTGAGCGAAGAGATCGTGCGCAAGACCGGCGCAGTGTACGAGTTTAAGGTGAAGGGTGAAGAGGCCGGCACGTGGTTTGCCGATCTGAAGAATGGTACCGGCCAGGTGGGGAAGGGAAACCCACCGTCGAAGGCTGATGCCGTGTTGACGATGGACTCGAAGCACTTCTTCGATATGTTCACCGGTAAGCTGAAGCCGGCGAATGCATTTATGACGGGCAAGCTGAAGATCTCCGGCGATCTACAGAAGGCAATGAAACTGGAGAAGCTTATGGGTGGTCTGAAGGCCAAGCTTTAG
- the LOC131287454 gene encoding hydroxysteroid dehydrogenase-like protein 2, translating to MQNNGKLAGLTLFITGASRGIGKAIALKAARDGANIVLAAKTAEPHPKLPGTIYTAAAEIEAAGGKALPCIVDVRSEEAVRAAVKKAVATFGGIDILINNASAIALTPTEETDMKRYDLMHNINTRGTFLVSKECLPYLRKSRHAHILNMSPPLDMDPEMFSDHVAYTIAKYGMSMCVLGMAREYESANISVNALWPRKIVFTTAVEVRRGKESITYARSPQIMADAAYAILCRPPGVTTGRFFLDEEVLAEEGVKDLAQYAHVPKNSPTLTSTIFVDKKKAKL from the exons ATGCAAAACAACGG GAAACTTGCTGGCTTGACGTTGTTCATCACTGGAGCCTCCCGTGGAATTGGGAAAGCGATCGCTCTGAAAGCAGCTCGCGATGGGGCAAATATTGTGTTGGCGGCCAAAACAGCCGAACCACATCCAAAGCTACCAGGAACGATCTACACAGCAGCTGCCGAAA TTGAGGCCGCTGGTGGAAAGGCCTTGCCGTGCATAGTGGATGTGCGCAGTGAGGAAGCGGTGCGGGCCGCAGTGAAGAAAGCAGTTGCCACATTTGGCGGTATCGATATCCTGATCAACAATGCGAGTGCTATTGCGCTAACGCCGACTGAGGAAACGGATATGAAGCGATACGATTTGATGCACAATATCAACACCAGGGGAACTTTTCTCGT GTCAAAAGAATGTCTCCCGTATCTGCGCAAGAGTCGACATGCCCATATTTTAAACATGTCGCCACCGCTAGACATGGACCCGGAAATGTTTAGCGACCACGTAGCCTACACGATCGCCAAGTACGGAATGTCGATGTGTGTTCTAGGTATGGCCCGGGAGTATGAGAGCGCCAACATTTCCGTAAACGCTCTATGGCCTCGCAAGATTGTTTTTACCACAGCGGTGGAGGTGCGTCGTGGAAAGGAAAGCATTACATATGCGAGGAGCCCGCAAATCATGGCTGATGCTGCGTATGCGATTCTGTGCCGCCCACCAGGAGTCACCACCGGAAGATTTTTCCTTGATGAAGAAGTACTAGCGGAAGAGGGTGTGAAGGATTTGGCTCAATATGCTCATGTTCCGAAAAATTCGCCCACCCTTACTTCGACTATATTTGTTGACAAAAAGAAGGCAAAACTGTag
- the LOC131289779 gene encoding neurochondrin homolog, with the protein MSGEVSEPIKKCSLILKNAKSDTEKFAALFMVTKLIKGKDCNQAGKRMLFESIGFEFLRKLLTSKDVPDDCPASVYQSVALSILSCFCEDEQLATHQDMLDSIPVFLGIVSTCDDDEYDDNLIVINEAYQCLQSISLYESGRLALRQHDIITKMAQVYTQRSFQIDEALTLIVTLVARFGANSWDNADPKLFHALLQRVSLDFETDHAERKFELAEMISALLFHCRRDLVSRTVQGEIWPECLYKGISDILTSKIGKAQRDPALKLAANAVDVLGIEWTLHDTENPKKFFLLLLQLAAIEVRMQMDNKSFNQCMQQADLITSCFIILELSINYMSTDQLDLDQKDKQQVYTGLKGAFSGVLGVLVKLANDTKKDRLQKAEKAFAYAMVRVLTAWMAQEPTAMKNHAAKVLPFLFKLANESFYESRDYRVAHKADNVDDHEQQPPADVLRVMLPAICHLVVEDEARQIFLREKEEQVLYDCLLFHWSIAHYKKPPVPRAERLKRMNEPDPEMTPQQLDDMRDSRTAIVSLCNILMNITVLEAKLVEESALFAQLLRFIFEHLPELKDTPDNLVMHGHLAVLGLLLLKQQSSKIKKNDFSICRYIQTTIRFLWDAYNIDESNDPQALVVSLQYKEHWFEIMELWFLGMQTMSGIIRLIPWISEFAIESGWAEGIIETLRKVKIGTLPPNVKLAYEDFLGQLVDANPAVAPVLKKADALKVCRNHRMMDLGKKLFGD; encoded by the coding sequence ATGTCGGGCGAAGTGAGTGAACCCATTAAAAAGTGCTCGCTGATTCTGAAGAATGCGAAAAGTGACACGGAAAAGTTTGCCGCACTGTTCATGGTAACGAAACTGATCAAGGGCAAGGATTGCAACCAGGCCGGCAAGCGGATGCTGTTCGAGTCGATCGGGTTCGAGTTTCTGCGCAAGCTGCTCACCAGCAAGGACGTTCCGGATGACTGTCCGGCCTCCGTCTACCAGAGCGTGGCACTTTCGATTCTGAGCTGCTTCTGCGAGGACGAGCAGCTAGCGACGCACCAGGATATGCTGGACAGCATCCCGGTCTTCCTGGGGATCGTATCGACTTGCGATGACGACGAGTACGATGACAACCTGATCGTGATCAACGAGGCGTACCAGTGTCTGCAAAGTATCTCGCTGTACGAGAGTGGCCGACTCGCACTGCGCCAGCACGACATCATCACTAAGATGGCACAGGTGTACACGCAGCGTAGCTTCCAGATCGACGAGGCTCTGACGCTGATCGTGACGCTGGTTGCTCGCTTCGGTGCTAACTCGTGGGACAATGCCGACCCGAAGCTGTTCCACGCGCTGCTGCAACGTGTTTCGCTCGACTTTGAGACGGATCACGCGGAGCGCAAGTTCGAGCTAGCGGAAATGATCAGCGCCCTGCTGTTCCATTGCCGGCGCGATCTTGTCTCGCGCACGGTACAGGGCGAAATTTGGCCTGAATGTCTCTACAAGGGTATCAGCGATATTCTTACCAGCAAGATCGGCAAGGCACAGCGTGATCCCGCGCTCAAGCTGGCAGCCAACGCGGTCGATGTGCTGGGCATCGAGTGGACCCTGCACGATACTGAGAACCCGAAGAAGTTCTTCTTACTACTACTGCAATTGGCCGCGATCGAGGTGCGCATGCAAATGGACAACAAGAGCTTTAACCAGTGCATGCAGCAGGCGGACCTTATCACGTCCTGCTTCATCATACTCGAGCTGTCGATCAATTACATGTCGACCGACCAACTCGACCTGGACCAGAAGGACAAGCAGCAGGTGTACACTGGATTGAAGGGTGCATTCTCCGGTGTGCTTGGCGTGCTTGTCAAGCTTGCCAACGACACCAAGAAGGACCGGTTGCAGAAGGCGGAGAAAGCGTTTGCGTACGCCATGGTGCGAGTACTGACGGCCTGGATGGCGCAGGAACCTACCGCGATGAAAAATCACGCCGCAAAGGTGTTGCCGTTCTTGTTTAAGCTGGCCAACGAATCGTTCTACGAATCGCGTGACTACCGAGTCGCTCACAAGGCTGACAACGTGGATGATCACGAGCAGCAGCCACCAGCTGACGTTCTGCGCGTGATGCTGCCGGCGATTTGCCACCTGGTGGTCGAGGATGAGGCGCGCCAAATCTTTCTGCGTGAAAAGGAAGAGCAGGTCCTATACGACTGCCTGCTATTTCACTGGTCGATCGCGCACTACAAGAAGCCACCGGTGCCGCGCGCTGAGCGCCTTAAGCGCATGAATGAGCCCGATCCGGAGATGACACCGCAGCAACTGGACGACATGCGCGACTCCCGGACAGCGATCGTGAGCCTGTGTAACATCCTGATGAACATCACCGTGCTGGAGGCGAAGCTGGTCGAGGAAAGTGCCCTGTTCGCGCAGCTGCTGCGCTTCATCTTCGAGCACCTTCCGGAGCTGAAGGACACACCCGACAACCTCGTCATGCACGGCCACCTGGCGGTACTGGGGCTGTTACTGCTCAAGCAGCAGTCGTCCAAGATCAAGAAGAACGACTTCTCCATCTGCCGCTACATCCAGACGACGATCCGCTTCCTCTGGGACGCTTACAACATCGATGAGTCGAACGACCCGCAGGCGCTGGTCGTCTCGCTCCAGTACAAGGAGCACTGGTTCGAGATCATGGAGCTGTGGTTCCTCGGTATGCAAACCATGAGCGGCATTATCCGGCTGATACCGTGGATCTCCGAGTTTGCCATCGAGAGCGGCTGGGCCGAGGGCATCATCGAGACGCTGCGGAAGGTGAAGATCGGCACGCTGCCGCCAAACGTGAAGCTGGCCTACGAAGATTTCCTGGGTCAACTTGTCGATGCCAATCCGGCCGTCGCGCCCGTGCTCAAAAAGGCCGACGCACTGAAAGTGTGTCGCAACCACCGAATGATGGACCTCGGCAAGAAACTCTTTGGAGACTAA